A single region of the Anabaena sphaerica FACHB-251 genome encodes:
- a CDS encoding tyrosine-type recombinase/integrase, with translation MSQQNQGNCEETYSTSTQEYANAHSSDWFADMFADFEPQNTTDGSYRGTMAKIKATELQYQAVFEQKLVEANNNLKRERIRVSIKQTGNSLQLRATLPLKPGDSSVGKQKKQYDLSLGIPANLEGLKTAIEESYELGKLIARHTFQWNEKYLGIKSREKQEIKTIGELLDTFDEKYYQTRQKTITSENTFANYISVIKRNFTLTHLATKENFEEVINSVQGNKKNELIAVTSVLIKTFNLGFQLDVKRDHVTPAYREIPEDEKIISAFYLFEKFALNRKNTNISDEIDTWEMWRWVYGMLATYGLRPRELFVQPDINWWMSAQNIDRTWKVNKNTKTGYREVIPFVPEWVKLFDLKNPKPLNILERKVDKIASVQNINWMRRDISRWFRKVGIEFQPYDLRHACAIRAHLQGIPIKAAADNLGHTVDEHTKTYQRWFGIENRKKAFGEVISQRSLIELQKNEILALRMENERLKLEVEKLKLLETKNSEEWEQIYHYG, from the coding sequence ATGAGTCAGCAAAATCAGGGTAATTGCGAGGAGACATATTCCACATCTACACAGGAATATGCAAATGCACACTCAAGCGACTGGTTTGCAGATATGTTTGCAGATTTTGAGCCGCAGAACACCACAGATGGCAGCTATAGGGGAACAATGGCGAAAATAAAAGCAACAGAATTACAGTATCAAGCAGTTTTTGAACAGAAGTTAGTAGAAGCTAATAATAATTTAAAAAGGGAGAGAATAAGAGTTAGTATTAAACAAACTGGAAATTCTCTTCAATTACGAGCTACTCTACCGTTAAAACCAGGGGATAGTAGTGTAGGTAAACAAAAAAAACAGTATGATTTATCTCTAGGAATACCCGCAAATTTAGAGGGTTTAAAAACTGCCATTGAGGAAAGTTACGAATTAGGTAAATTAATTGCTCGTCATACTTTCCAATGGAATGAGAAGTATTTAGGAATTAAATCGAGAGAGAAACAAGAAATTAAAACCATTGGGGAATTATTAGATACATTTGACGAAAAATATTATCAAACCCGTCAGAAAACTATCACCAGTGAAAATACTTTTGCTAATTATATATCTGTAATTAAAAGAAATTTTACTCTCACCCATTTAGCTACAAAAGAAAATTTTGAGGAAGTTATTAATTCAGTTCAGGGTAATAAAAAAAATGAATTAATAGCAGTAACTTCTGTTTTGATTAAAACCTTTAATTTAGGATTTCAACTCGATGTTAAACGAGATCATGTCACTCCTGCTTATCGAGAAATACCTGAAGATGAAAAAATCATATCTGCTTTTTACCTGTTTGAAAAATTCGCCCTCAACCGCAAAAATACAAACATTAGTGATGAAATAGATACTTGGGAAATGTGGCGTTGGGTATATGGAATGTTGGCGACTTATGGATTAAGACCAAGGGAATTATTTGTACAACCGGATATTAATTGGTGGATGTCTGCCCAAAATATAGATCGTACTTGGAAAGTGAATAAAAATACCAAAACTGGATATCGAGAAGTTATTCCTTTTGTTCCTGAATGGGTAAAATTATTTGATTTAAAAAATCCCAAACCATTAAATATTTTAGAAAGAAAGGTTGACAAAATTGCCTCTGTACAAAATATTAATTGGATGCGAAGAGATATATCGAGATGGTTTAGAAAGGTGGGAATTGAGTTTCAACCCTATGATTTACGCCATGCTTGTGCAATTCGAGCGCATCTTCAGGGAATACCGATAAAAGCAGCAGCAGACAATTTAGGTCATACTGTTGATGAACATACAAAAACCTATCAAAGATGGTTTGGGATTGAAAATAGGAAAAAAGCCTTTGGTGAGGTAATTAGTCAAAGGTCGTTAATTGAGTTGCAGAAGAATGAAATTTTGGCGTTGAGGATGGAGAATGAAAGGTTAAAGTTGGAGGTAGAAAAGTTGAAATTGTTGGAAACTAAAAATTCAGAGGAGTGGGAACAGATTTATCACTACGGTTAA